The following proteins are co-located in the Diaphorobacter sp. HDW4B genome:
- a CDS encoding O-succinylhomoserine sulfhydrylase — MTDRTLPQGLHPDTLAVREAIDRSQWGEHSEALYLTSSFVQPDAETAARRFAAQEDGYTYSRTSNPTVTSFEKRLAAMEGTECSVATSTGMSAILLVALTALKTDDHVICSQSMFGSTIKLLGTEMARFGVETTFVSQTDVQAWKDAIRPNTKMLFAETPTNPLTDLCDIAALAELAHANGALLAVDNSFASPVLQQPAKFGADLVVHSGTKFLDGQGRTMGGAVCGSIALVDKVMGTFLRSGGLNMAPFNAWVMLKGLETLSIRVKAESAAALELATWLEAHPKVARVYYPGLQSHPQHDLAMRQQSGLGGAVIAFDVIGNGADELRANAFHVVDSTRVCSITANLGDVKTTITHPASTSHGRLTEEQRQAAGVGQGLIRVSVGLEYLDDIKADLSRGLDTLK; from the coding sequence GTGACCGACAGAACATTGCCGCAAGGCCTGCATCCGGATACGCTCGCCGTGCGCGAAGCGATCGATCGCAGCCAGTGGGGTGAACACAGTGAAGCGCTGTACCTGACTAGCAGCTTCGTGCAGCCAGACGCCGAAACGGCCGCGCGCCGCTTTGCTGCGCAGGAAGACGGCTACACCTACAGCCGCACCAGCAACCCCACAGTCACCAGCTTCGAGAAACGCCTCGCGGCCATGGAAGGCACGGAATGTTCCGTGGCCACCAGCACCGGCATGTCGGCGATTTTGCTGGTCGCGCTGACGGCACTGAAGACGGACGATCACGTGATCTGCTCGCAATCCATGTTCGGCTCGACCATCAAGCTGCTGGGCACCGAGATGGCGCGCTTCGGCGTGGAAACCACGTTTGTCTCGCAGACCGATGTGCAGGCCTGGAAGGACGCCATTCGTCCGAACACCAAGATGCTGTTCGCCGAGACGCCCACCAACCCGCTGACCGATTTGTGCGACATCGCCGCACTGGCCGAACTGGCGCACGCCAACGGCGCGCTGCTCGCGGTCGACAACAGCTTTGCCTCGCCCGTGCTGCAGCAGCCCGCCAAGTTCGGCGCGGATCTGGTCGTGCACTCGGGCACCAAGTTCCTGGATGGACAGGGCCGCACCATGGGCGGAGCCGTCTGCGGCAGCATCGCGCTGGTCGACAAGGTCATGGGCACCTTCCTGCGCAGTGGTGGTCTGAACATGGCACCGTTCAATGCGTGGGTGATGCTCAAGGGCCTCGAAACCCTGTCGATCCGCGTGAAGGCGGAAAGCGCCGCGGCACTTGAATTGGCGACCTGGCTGGAAGCACATCCCAAGGTGGCCCGCGTGTACTACCCCGGTCTCCAAAGCCATCCGCAGCACGACCTCGCCATGCGCCAGCAAAGCGGCTTGGGCGGAGCGGTGATCGCGTTCGATGTGATCGGCAACGGTGCCGACGAGCTGCGCGCCAACGCCTTCCACGTCGTGGACAGCACCCGCGTGTGCAGCATCACCGCCAATCTGGGCGACGTGAAGACCACCATCACCCATCCTGCCAGCACCTCGCATGGTCGGCTGACCGAAGAGCAGCGTCAGGCTGCCGGCGTGGGGCAGGGCCTCATTCGCGTTTCCGTGGGCTTGGAATACCTTGACGATATCAAGGCCGACCTCTCACGCGGTTTGGATACATTGAAATGA
- a CDS encoding DNA recombination protein RmuC encodes MTVETIAIFVLLILVIVLLVVVLVRRPRVEITPELQQRLQALEAMSQATQLAVAKNDGAMNGMALHLRAFSETSQDALDGVRDSVEERLALAVNEARISRSELQVSLGSFENKLDQRLALLDSAFAQRFETLSGGMRSTLNERLGAMQTDNSAKLEEMRRTVDEKLHATLEQRLGESFKLVSERLEQVHKGLGEMQTLAGSVGDLKRVMTNVKSRGTWGEMQLGAIIDNVLSPDQYAKNVKTIPGSDELVEFAIRLPGKKDEEPVWLPIDSKYPVEHYQRLLDASDAADRIAMIAAGNAFETSIRLEAKKIFSKYVAPPYTTDFAVLYLPTEGLFAEVMRRPGLVEAVQNECRVMITGPANLAAMLNSLQMGFKTLAIEKRSSEVWAVLGQVKTEFQNFGTVVDATRKSIEAAARKFDQVDVRTRAIQRKLRAVQELPSPGAGDAAESLPPPSASGDLLIADDERDEGEGE; translated from the coding sequence ATGACCGTTGAAACCATTGCCATCTTCGTTCTGTTGATTCTGGTGATCGTGCTGCTCGTGGTGGTGCTCGTGCGCCGCCCGCGCGTGGAGATCACGCCCGAGTTGCAGCAGCGGCTGCAGGCGCTCGAAGCCATGTCGCAGGCCACACAGCTTGCCGTGGCCAAGAACGACGGTGCGATGAATGGCATGGCGCTGCATCTGCGTGCGTTCTCCGAGACCTCGCAGGATGCGCTTGATGGCGTGCGCGATTCGGTGGAGGAACGGCTGGCCTTGGCCGTGAATGAGGCGCGCATCAGCCGCAGCGAATTGCAGGTGTCGCTGGGCTCGTTCGAGAACAAGCTGGACCAGCGGCTTGCGCTGCTGGATTCGGCTTTCGCGCAGCGCTTTGAGACCCTGTCGGGTGGCATGCGCAGCACGCTCAACGAGCGGCTTGGCGCCATGCAGACCGACAACTCGGCCAAGCTCGAAGAGATGCGCCGCACGGTCGATGAAAAGCTGCACGCGACGCTGGAGCAGCGTCTGGGCGAATCGTTCAAGCTGGTGAGCGAGCGGCTCGAACAGGTGCACAAGGGCCTGGGCGAGATGCAGACGCTCGCGGGCAGTGTGGGCGACTTGAAGCGCGTGATGACCAATGTGAAATCGCGCGGCACCTGGGGCGAGATGCAGCTTGGCGCGATCATCGACAACGTGCTGTCGCCCGATCAATACGCCAAGAACGTGAAGACGATTCCGGGCAGTGATGAACTGGTCGAATTCGCGATTCGCCTGCCGGGCAAGAAGGACGAGGAACCGGTGTGGCTGCCCATCGATTCCAAGTATCCGGTGGAGCATTACCAGCGGCTGCTCGATGCCTCGGATGCGGCGGACCGCATCGCGATGATTGCGGCGGGCAACGCGTTCGAGACCTCGATCCGGCTCGAAGCCAAGAAGATCTTCAGCAAATACGTTGCGCCTCCGTACACCACCGATTTCGCGGTGCTGTATCTGCCGACCGAAGGCCTGTTCGCCGAGGTGATGCGCAGGCCCGGGCTGGTCGAGGCCGTGCAGAACGAATGCCGCGTGATGATCACCGGCCCGGCCAATCTGGCCGCCATGCTCAACAGTCTGCAGATGGGGTTCAAGACACTGGCGATCGAAAAACGCTCGTCCGAGGTCTGGGCCGTGCTGGGGCAGGTGAAGACCGAGTTCCAGAACTTCGGCACCGTGGTCGATGCCACGCGCAAGTCCATCGAAGCGGCTGCGCGCAAGTTCGATCAGGTCGATGTACGCACCCGCGCCATCCAACGCAAGCTGCGTGCGGTGCAGGAGCTGCCTTCGCCGGGTGCGGGTGACGCTGCCGAATCCTTGCCACCACCTTCCGCATCGGGCGATCTGCTGATCGCCGACGATGAGCGCGATGAAGGTGAGGGCGAGTGA
- a CDS encoding D-glycerate dehydrogenase has product MSKPRILVARQIFPEVIERLSQHFEVESNQADVLWTDAELLERLKDKDGALTTGTQPINAALLAACPKLKIVSNMTVGYNNFDVAAMTAAGVLGTNTPDVLTETTADFGFALLMATARRVTESEHYLRAGKWTRWSYDMFAGAEVHGSTLGILGMGRIGQGIAKRGAHGFGMNVIYHNRSKLTPELEAECKASYVSKDELLAQADHLVLVLPYSPESHHAIGAAELAKMKPTATLINIARGGIVDDAALAEALIDKRIAGAGLDVFEGEPSVYPGLLQVPNVVLTPHIASATVKTRLKMSNLAADNLIAFLEGRAPITPVNQPVAR; this is encoded by the coding sequence ATGAGCAAGCCACGCATTCTGGTCGCCCGCCAAATTTTCCCGGAAGTGATCGAGCGACTGTCGCAGCACTTCGAAGTCGAATCCAATCAGGCTGACGTGCTCTGGACGGATGCCGAACTCCTTGAGCGCCTGAAAGACAAGGACGGCGCGCTGACCACCGGCACGCAACCGATCAACGCGGCATTGCTGGCGGCTTGCCCCAAGCTGAAGATCGTCTCCAACATGACGGTGGGCTACAACAACTTCGACGTGGCAGCGATGACGGCGGCAGGCGTGCTCGGCACCAACACGCCCGATGTGCTGACCGAGACCACAGCCGATTTCGGTTTTGCGTTGCTGATGGCCACGGCCCGCCGCGTGACCGAGAGCGAGCACTACCTGCGTGCAGGCAAGTGGACGCGCTGGAGCTACGACATGTTTGCCGGTGCCGAAGTGCATGGCAGCACGCTGGGCATTCTGGGCATGGGCCGCATCGGGCAGGGCATTGCCAAACGCGGCGCGCATGGCTTTGGCATGAACGTGATTTATCACAACCGCTCCAAGCTGACGCCCGAACTCGAAGCCGAATGCAAGGCAAGCTACGTGAGCAAGGATGAGCTGCTCGCGCAGGCCGATCACCTCGTGCTGGTGCTGCCGTACTCGCCTGAATCGCATCACGCGATTGGCGCGGCTGAGTTGGCAAAGATGAAACCCACCGCCACGCTGATCAACATCGCGCGCGGCGGCATCGTCGACGATGCGGCGCTGGCCGAGGCGCTGATCGACAAGCGCATTGCAGGCGCGGGGCTGGATGTGTTCGAGGGCGAACCGTCGGTCTATCCCGGCCTGCTGCAGGTGCCGAATGTGGTGCTCACGCCGCACATTGCCAGCGCGACGGTGAAGACGCGCTTGAAGATGAGCAACCTGGCGGCTGACAATCTGATTGCCTTTTTGGAAGGCCGCGCGCCCATCACGCCGGTGAACCAGCCTGTCGCGCGTTGA
- the pncB gene encoding nicotinate phosphoribosyltransferase produces MIITSLLDTDLYKFTMMQVVLHHFPGAQVEYKFKCRNPGVQLAPLVSEIRDEIRSLCSLHFQDAELAYLRSLRFIKSDFIDFLGLFRLNEKYITVTALPSGEIDITITGPWLHTILFEIPVLAIVNEVFFRNKQKVPNFAEGRRRLDQKIAQLQGEGLEELKIADYGTRRRFSRAWHEEVLRVLCAKLGGDEKRPGSSYAPGQLAGTSNVLFAMKLGLKPLGTMAHEYLQACQALGPRLRDSQVFGFECWAKEYRGDLGIALSDVYGMSAFLRDFDLYFCKLFDGARHDSGDPFAWGERLLAHYKANRVDPLTKVLIFSDALTFTRTIELYRRFSGRCQLAFGIGTNLTNDLGDPPEHVPLQIVIKMTRCNGQPVAKLSDAPGKNMCNDEKYLAYLRQVFEIPASQG; encoded by the coding sequence ATGATCATCACCAGCCTGCTCGACACCGACCTCTACAAATTCACGATGATGCAGGTGGTGTTGCACCACTTTCCGGGCGCACAGGTCGAATACAAGTTCAAGTGCCGCAACCCCGGCGTGCAGCTCGCGCCTCTCGTGAGCGAGATTCGCGATGAGATCCGCTCGCTGTGCAGTCTGCATTTTCAGGATGCGGAGCTGGCCTATCTGCGCTCGCTGCGTTTCATCAAGAGCGACTTCATCGACTTTCTGGGCCTTTTTCGGCTCAACGAAAAATACATCACGGTGACTGCGCTGCCGAGCGGCGAGATCGACATCACGATCACCGGCCCGTGGCTGCACACTATCCTGTTCGAGATTCCGGTGCTGGCCATCGTGAACGAGGTGTTCTTTCGCAACAAGCAGAAGGTGCCGAACTTTGCCGAAGGCCGCCGCCGTCTCGACCAGAAGATTGCGCAGTTGCAGGGCGAAGGACTCGAAGAGCTCAAGATTGCGGACTACGGCACGCGCCGCCGTTTCAGCCGCGCCTGGCATGAGGAGGTGCTGCGTGTGCTGTGCGCCAAGCTGGGCGGCGATGAAAAGCGCCCCGGCTCCAGCTACGCGCCCGGTCAGTTGGCGGGCACGAGCAATGTGCTGTTCGCGATGAAGTTGGGCCTGAAGCCGCTGGGCACCATGGCGCATGAATATTTGCAGGCCTGTCAGGCACTGGGTCCACGGTTGCGCGACAGCCAGGTGTTCGGCTTTGAATGCTGGGCCAAGGAATATCGCGGCGATCTGGGCATTGCGCTTTCGGATGTGTATGGCATGAGCGCCTTCCTGCGCGACTTCGATCTGTATTTCTGCAAGCTCTTTGACGGCGCCCGGCACGACAGCGGCGATCCGTTTGCATGGGGCGAGCGGCTGCTTGCGCACTACAAGGCCAATCGCGTCGATCCGCTGACCAAGGTGCTGATCTTCAGCGATGCACTCACGTTCACGCGCACGATCGAGCTGTATCGCCGTTTCAGCGGACGCTGCCAACTGGCCTTCGGCATCGGCACGAATCTCACCAATGATCTGGGCGATCCGCCGGAGCATGTGCCGCTGCAGATCGTGATCAAGATGACGCGCTGCAACGGTCAGCCGGTGGCCAAGCTCTCCGACGCGCCGGGCAAGAACATGTGCAATGACGAAAAGTACTTGGCCTATCTGCGCCAGGTGTTCGAGATTCCTGCCTCGCAGGGCTGA
- the gltX gene encoding glutamate--tRNA ligase: MTQEKVRTRFAPSPTGFIHLGNIRSALYPWAFARANKGDFILRIEDTDVERSTQASVDVIIEGMEWLQLDHDEGPFYQMQRMDRYKEVLAGLIAKGAVYPCYMSMEELDALREKQMAAKEKPRYDGTWRPEPGKVLPAIPEGVKPVLRFKTPLTGVVGWDDKCKGHIEFQNSELDDLVIARPDGTPTYNFCVCVDDMDMDITHVIRGDDHVNNTPRQIHIFEALGAKVPVFAHLPTVLNELGEKMSKRNGAKAVTQYRDEGYLPDAMVNYLARLGWSHGDDEIFSRSQFLEWFNLDHLGRSAGQFDEAKLRWVNAQHLKVMDDSELAAMTKPFLIKAGVTEQLIDADDRFVRIVGLFKDRCETLVDLANWAKLFYVDSIERNAEDYAKHVTDAAKPLLAAFAAVVEQVEWNKEAIGAAIKQLLKEQGVKMPALAMPVRVLVLGTAHTPSVDAVLELLGREKVLKNLKSA, translated from the coding sequence ATGACACAAGAAAAAGTACGCACCCGTTTTGCCCCGTCACCCACGGGCTTCATCCACCTTGGCAACATCCGCTCGGCCCTGTACCCATGGGCTTTTGCGCGTGCCAACAAGGGTGACTTCATTCTGCGCATCGAAGACACCGACGTGGAGCGTTCCACGCAGGCATCCGTCGATGTGATCATCGAAGGCATGGAATGGCTGCAGCTCGACCATGACGAAGGTCCGTTCTACCAGATGCAGCGCATGGACCGCTACAAGGAAGTGCTCGCTGGCCTGATCGCCAAGGGCGCGGTCTATCCTTGCTATATGAGCATGGAAGAACTGGATGCTCTGCGCGAAAAGCAGATGGCCGCCAAGGAAAAGCCACGCTACGACGGTACATGGCGTCCCGAACCCGGCAAGGTGCTGCCTGCCATCCCCGAAGGCGTGAAGCCTGTGCTGCGCTTCAAGACTCCGCTGACCGGCGTGGTCGGCTGGGACGACAAGTGCAAGGGTCACATCGAATTCCAGAACTCCGAGCTGGATGATCTGGTGATCGCACGTCCCGACGGCACGCCCACATACAACTTCTGCGTGTGCGTGGACGACATGGACATGGACATCACCCACGTCATTCGTGGCGATGATCACGTCAACAACACACCGCGCCAGATCCACATCTTCGAAGCGCTGGGTGCCAAGGTGCCGGTGTTTGCCCACTTGCCGACCGTGCTCAACGAGCTGGGCGAGAAGATGAGCAAGCGCAACGGTGCCAAGGCCGTCACGCAATACCGCGACGAAGGCTATCTGCCCGATGCGATGGTGAACTATCTGGCGCGTCTGGGCTGGAGCCACGGCGACGACGAAATCTTCTCGCGTTCGCAGTTCCTCGAGTGGTTCAATCTGGATCACCTGGGTCGCAGCGCCGGTCAGTTCGACGAAGCCAAGCTGCGCTGGGTGAATGCCCAGCACCTGAAGGTCATGGACGACAGCGAACTGGCTGCGATGACCAAGCCCTTCCTGATCAAGGCAGGCGTGACCGAGCAACTGATCGATGCGGATGACCGTTTCGTGCGCATCGTCGGCCTGTTCAAAGATCGCTGCGAAACGCTGGTGGACCTCGCCAACTGGGCTAAACTCTTCTATGTCGACAGCATCGAGCGCAACGCGGAAGACTATGCCAAGCATGTCACCGATGCTGCCAAACCTTTGCTCGCTGCATTCGCAGCGGTTGTCGAACAGGTCGAGTGGAACAAGGAAGCCATCGGCGCTGCCATCAAGCAGTTGCTCAAAGAGCAGGGCGTGAAGATGCCCGCGCTGGCGATGCCGGTCCGGGTGCTGGTGCTGGGTACAGCGCACACACCATCGGTGGATGCGGTCCTTGAGTTACTGGGGCGTGAAAAAGTTTTGAAGAATTTGAAAAGCGCCTAA
- a CDS encoding thioesterase family protein, which produces MTETNTSSHSAAPAVRPAPLERSQFRVFRTIGTRWSDNDVYGHVNNVVYYSWFDTAVNGYLIEQGALDIHDGSTIGLVIETQCNYFASLAFPQTVEAGLRVTKLGTSSVRYEIGLFAEGEPMTAALGHFVHVYVDRERRRPCALPDKLRSVLETLRV; this is translated from the coding sequence ATGACAGAGACAAATACATCCTCCCATTCCGCTGCTCCCGCCGTCAGGCCCGCCCCTCTGGAGCGCTCGCAATTCCGTGTGTTTCGCACCATCGGGACCCGCTGGTCCGACAACGACGTATATGGGCATGTCAATAATGTTGTCTATTACAGTTGGTTCGATACAGCGGTGAACGGCTATTTGATTGAGCAAGGCGCTCTTGATATTCATGACGGCAGTACGATTGGGTTGGTAATTGAAACTCAATGTAATTACTTTGCCTCTTTGGCTTTTCCGCAAACGGTTGAAGCGGGTTTGCGGGTAACCAAACTCGGAACGTCGAGCGTGCGTTACGAGATCGGGCTGTTTGCCGAAGGCGAGCCCATGACGGCGGCACTGGGGCATTTCGTGCACGTCTATGTCGATCGCGAAAGGCGCCGCCCGTGCGCCTTGCCCGACAAGCTGCGCAGCGTTCTCGAAACGCTCAGGGTCTGA
- the phaP gene encoding phasin family protein (Members of this family are phasins (small proteins associated with inclusions such as PHA granules). Note that several different families of phasins have been named PhaP despite very little sequence similarity to each other.) yields MSLTPEQVIAAQKTNVETFFGLTNKAFEGFEKLVELNVTASRAALADVATHTQAVLAAKDPQELLALQAGLLQPLAEKSVAYSRHLYDIASGTGTEFTKAVETQAVEAQRSFNTLVDTAAKNAPAGSETSVAVFKSAVSAANNAFESVQKAVKQASDVAEANFNAVANSATNAAKTATATATAAARKR; encoded by the coding sequence ATGTCCCTGACCCCCGAACAAGTGATCGCCGCTCAAAAAACCAACGTTGAAACTTTCTTCGGCCTGACCAACAAGGCTTTCGAAGGCTTCGAAAAGCTGGTCGAACTGAACGTGACTGCTTCCCGCGCTGCTCTGGCAGATGTCGCTACGCACACTCAAGCCGTGCTGGCCGCCAAGGACCCACAAGAGCTGCTGGCTCTGCAAGCTGGTCTGCTGCAGCCCCTGGCTGAAAAGTCGGTTGCTTACAGCCGTCACCTGTACGACATCGCTTCGGGCACTGGCACCGAGTTCACCAAGGCTGTCGAAACCCAAGCCGTCGAAGCACAACGCAGCTTCAACACGCTGGTCGACACTGCTGCCAAGAACGCACCTGCCGGTTCCGAAACTTCCGTCGCCGTGTTCAAGAGCGCCGTGAGCGCCGCCAACAACGCTTTTGAATCCGTTCAAAAGGCTGTGAAGCAAGCCAGCGACGTGGCTGAAGCCAACTTCAACGCAGTGGCCAACTCGGCTACCAACGCTGCCAAGACCGCTACTGCCACAGCTACCGCTGCTGCTCGCAAGCGTTAA
- a CDS encoding sodium:proton antiporter yields the protein MAANAAEIDGSALSVLWGVPFAGILLSIALMPLFLPSFWHHHFGKVAAGWALAFLVPFAITFGPPAAGVSFIHALVAEYIPFVILLTALFTVAGGIYIRGNLHGSPGLNTAILAIGAVLASFMGTTGASMLLIRPLIRANDHRKHMAHVVVFFIFIVSNAGGSLTPLGDPPLFLGFLKGVTFFWTVQHIFTETLFLVGVLLVIFYFLDSWFFGRSGEMRREDPTPDNTGPQGIGFEGKGNFVLLLAIVALVLMSGMWKSDVQWVIAGAHVGLPGLVRDIGLIVVAIVSLQVTPKLVHEKNQFSWGPMQEVAKLFAGIFLTIIPVIAMLKAGVNGPFGAIVSAVTRPDGSPDPAMYFWAAGALSSFLDNAPTYLVFFNTAGGDPAVLMTTLAPTLAAISAGAVFMGANTYIGNAPNMMVKAIAEDRGVKMPSFFGYMAWSGCVLIPLFVIMTLIWFR from the coding sequence ATGGCCGCCAATGCTGCAGAGATCGACGGCAGCGCGCTGTCCGTGCTGTGGGGCGTGCCGTTCGCGGGCATTCTGCTGTCGATTGCGTTGATGCCGTTGTTTCTGCCGAGCTTCTGGCACCACCATTTCGGCAAGGTGGCTGCGGGTTGGGCGCTGGCGTTTCTCGTTCCATTTGCGATCACCTTCGGCCCGCCGGCTGCGGGCGTGAGTTTCATCCACGCACTGGTGGCCGAATACATTCCGTTCGTGATTCTGCTGACCGCGCTGTTCACGGTGGCGGGTGGCATCTACATTCGCGGCAATCTGCACGGCTCGCCGGGGCTCAACACGGCCATCCTCGCCATCGGCGCGGTGTTGGCCAGCTTCATGGGAACGACCGGCGCATCGATGCTGCTGATCCGCCCGCTGATCCGCGCCAACGACCACCGCAAGCACATGGCGCATGTGGTGGTGTTCTTCATCTTCATCGTGTCGAACGCGGGGGGCTCGCTCACGCCGCTGGGTGATCCGCCGCTGTTCCTCGGCTTTCTGAAGGGTGTGACTTTCTTCTGGACGGTGCAGCACATCTTCACCGAGACGCTGTTCCTCGTCGGCGTGCTGCTGGTCATCTTCTATTTCCTCGACTCCTGGTTCTTTGGCCGCAGCGGTGAAATGCGCCGCGAAGATCCGACGCCCGACAACACCGGCCCACAAGGCATTGGCTTCGAGGGCAAGGGCAACTTCGTGCTGCTCTTGGCGATCGTTGCACTGGTGCTCATGAGCGGCATGTGGAAGTCTGATGTGCAATGGGTCATTGCGGGTGCGCATGTGGGCCTGCCGGGGTTGGTGCGTGACATCGGCCTGATCGTGGTCGCCATCGTCTCGTTGCAGGTCACGCCCAAGCTTGTGCACGAAAAGAACCAGTTCAGTTGGGGCCCCATGCAGGAAGTCGCCAAGCTGTTTGCAGGCATTTTCCTGACCATCATCCCGGTGATTGCCATGCTCAAGGCGGGCGTGAACGGCCCGTTCGGTGCCATCGTCTCGGCGGTGACGCGGCCCGATGGCTCGCCCGACCCGGCGATGTATTTCTGGGCAGCGGGTGCCTTGAGTTCCTTCCTCGACAACGCGCCCACCTATCTGGTGTTCTTCAACACGGCGGGCGGAGATCCGGCCGTGCTGATGACCACGCTCGCACCCACCCTGGCTGCCATCTCCGCCGGTGCCGTCTTCATGGGTGCGAACACGTACATCGGCAATGCGCCGAACATGATGGTCAAGGCCATCGCCGAAGATCGTGGCGTGAAGATGCCGAGCTTTTTCGGCTACATGGCCTGGTCGGGCTGCGTGCTGATTCCGTTGTTCGTCATCATGACGTTAATCTGGTTCCGCTGA
- a CDS encoding 3-hydroxyacyl-CoA dehydrogenase, whose product MDIKGKVFIVTGGASGLGEGTARALASRGAHVVIADMQVEKGEAVAKEINGSFVKCDVTSEADGQAVVAKAVSAGKLMGLVNCAGIAPAEKTVGKNGAHSLTLFSKVVQVNLIGSFNMIRLAAEAMTKNDPESTGERGVMISTASVAAYDGQIGQAAYAASKGGIVGMTLPIARDLARNGIRNMTIAPGIFGTPMLFGMPKEVQDALAAGVPFPSRLGTPEDYAKLACHIFENDMLNGEVIRLDGAIRLAPK is encoded by the coding sequence TTGGACATCAAAGGCAAAGTATTCATCGTGACCGGCGGCGCATCGGGCCTCGGCGAAGGCACCGCCCGCGCACTGGCGAGTCGTGGCGCTCATGTCGTCATCGCCGACATGCAGGTCGAAAAAGGCGAAGCGGTCGCCAAGGAAATCAACGGCAGCTTCGTCAAGTGCGATGTGACCAGCGAAGCTGACGGCCAGGCCGTCGTCGCCAAGGCCGTTTCCGCAGGCAAGCTGATGGGCCTGGTGAACTGCGCCGGCATTGCTCCCGCAGAAAAGACCGTCGGCAAGAACGGCGCGCATTCGCTGACTTTGTTCAGCAAAGTCGTGCAAGTCAACTTGATCGGCAGCTTCAACATGATCCGCCTGGCCGCCGAAGCCATGACCAAGAACGATCCCGAATCCACCGGCGAACGCGGCGTGATGATCTCGACCGCCAGCGTCGCAGCCTACGACGGCCAGATCGGCCAGGCCGCCTACGCCGCCTCCAAGGGCGGCATCGTCGGCATGACCCTGCCCATCGCCCGTGACCTGGCGCGCAACGGCATCCGCAACATGACCATCGCCCCCGGCATCTTCGGCACCCCGATGCTGTTCGGCATGCCCAAGGAAGTCCAGGACGCTCTCGCAGCAGGCGTCCCCTTCCCCAGCCGTCTCGGCACACCGGAAGACTACGCGAAGCTGGCCTGCCATATCTTCGAAAACGACATGCTCAACGGCGAAGTCATTCGTCTGGATGGTGCGATCCGTCTGGCTCCAAAGTAA